In Piliocolobus tephrosceles isolate RC106 chromosome 6, ASM277652v3, whole genome shotgun sequence, the following are encoded in one genomic region:
- the ZNF609 gene encoding zinc finger protein 609 isoform X3: MESPVSTPAVLPIHLLVPVVNNDISSPCEQIMVRTRSVGVNTCDVALATEPECLGPCEPGTSVNLEGIVWQETEDGMLVVNVTWRNKTYVGTLLDCTRHDWAPPRFCDSPTSDLEMRNGRGRGKRMRPNSNTPVNETATASDSKGTSSSSKTRAGANSKGRRGSQNSSEHRPPASSTSEDVKASPSSANKRKNKPLSDMELNSSSEDSKGSKRVRTNSMGSATGPLPGTKVEPTVLDRNCPSPVLIDCPHPNCNKKYKHINGLKYHQAHAHTDDDSKPEADGDSEYGEEPILHADLGSCNGASVSQKGSLSPARSATPKVRLVEPHSPSPSSKFSTKGLCKKKLSGEGDTDLGALSNDGSDDGPSVMDETSNDAFDSLERKCMEKEKCKKPSSLKPEKIPSKSLKSARPIAPAIPPQQIYTFQTATFTAASPGSSSGLTATVAQAMPSSPQLKPIQPKPTVMGEPFTVNPALTPAKDKKKKDKKKKDSSKELESPLTPGKVCRVEEGKSPFRESSGDGMKMEGLLNGSSDPHQSRLASIKAEADKIYSFTDNAPSPSIGGSSRLENTTPTQPLTPLHVVTQNGAEASSVKTNSPAYSDISDAGEDGEGKVDSVKSKDAEQLVKEGAKKTLFPPQPQSKDSPYYQGFESYYSPSYAQSSPGALNPSSQAGVESQALKTKKDEEPEGIEGKVKNDVCEEKKPELSSSSQQPSVIQQRPNMYMQSLYYNQYAYVPPYGYSDQSYHTHLLSTNTAYRQQYEEQQKRQSLEQQQRGVDKKAEMGLKEREAALKEEWKQKPSIPPTLTKAPSLTDLVKSGPGKAKEPGADSAKSVIIPKLDDSSKLPGQAPEGLKVKLSDASHLSKEASEAKTGAECGRQAEVDPILWYRQEAEPRMWTYVYPAKYSDIKSEDERWKEERDRKLKEERSRSKDSVPKEDGKESTSGDCKLPASEESRLGSKEPRPSVHVPVSSPLTQHQSYIPYMHGYSYSQSYDPNHPSYRSMPAVMMQNYPGSYLPSSYSFSPYGSKVSGGEDADKARASPSVSCKSSSESKALDILQQHASHYKSKSPTISDKTSQERDRGGCGVVGGGGSCSSIGGAGGGERSVDRPRTSPSQRLMSTHHHHHHLGYSLLPAQYNLPYAAGLSSTAIVASQQGSTPSLYPPPRR; this comes from the exons GTTCTGTGACTCCCCGACCAGTGACCTGGAAATGCGCAATGGTCGGGGTAGAGGCAAACGCATGCGTCCCAACAGTAACACTCCTGTCAATGAGACAGCCACAGCCTCTGACAGCAAAGGGACCAGTAGCAGCAGCAAAACCCGGGCAGGAGCCAATAGCAAAGGCCGACGGGGCAGCCAGAATTCTTCAGAGCATCGCCCACCTGCCAGCAGCACTTCTGAGGATGTCAAGGCCAGCCCTTCCTCAGCTAATAAGCGGAAAAACAAACCCCTTTCAGACATGGAGCTGAACTCTAGCTCAGAGGACTCCAAAGGGAGCAAGCGTGTCCGTACTAATTCCATGGGCTCAGCCACTGGCCCCCTTCCTGGGACCAAGGTAGAACCCACTGTTCTGGACAGAAACTGTCCCTCCCCAGTCCTGATTgactgtccccacccaaactgcAACAAGAAGTACAAGCACATCAATGGACTTAAGTACCACCAAGCTCATGCCCATACAGATGATGACAGCAAGCCGGAAGCGGATGGGGACAGTGAGTACGGAGAGGAACCTATTCTCCATGCAGATCTTGGGAGCTGCAATGGTGCATCTGtctcacagaaaggttctttgtCCCCTGCCCGCTCAGCTACCCCCAAAGTTCGACTTGTAGAGCCCCACAGCCCTTCTCCTTCAAGCAAATTCAGCACAAAAGGCCTCTGTAAGAAAAAGTTGAGTGGGGAAGGGGACACAGACCTCGGGGCCTTATCCAATGATGGCTCTGATGATGGACCCTCAGTGATGGATGAAACAAGCAATGATGCCTTTGATTCTTTAGAAAGGAAGtgtatggaaaaagaaaaatgtaaaaaaccctCTAGTTTAAAACCTGAAAAGATTCCTTCCAAGAGCTTAAAGTCAGCCCGTCCCATTGCCCCTGCCATCCCCCCACAGCAAATCTACACCTTCCAGACAGCCACCTTCACAGCAGCGAGCCCAGGCTCTTCCTCAGGCTTGACCGCCACAGTGGCACAAGCCATGCCCAGCAGTCCCCAGCTCAAGCCCATTCAGCCCAAGCCTACTGTTATGGGAGAACCTTTCACAGTCAACCCTGCCTTGACTCCAGCcaaggacaagaaaaagaaagacaaaaaaaagaaggactctTCAAAGGAACTTGAAAGTCCTCTGACCCCTGGGAAGGTGTGTCGAGTAGAAGAAGGCAAAAGCCCATTTAGGGAATCTTCAGGAGATGGGATGAAAATGGAGGGACTCCTAAATGGTTCATCAGACCCCCATCAAAGCCGACTGGCTAGCATCAAGGCTGAAGCCGACAAGATctacagtttcacagataatgcCCCCAGCCCTTCCATTGGAGGCAGTAGCCGCCTTGAAAACACTACCCCTACTCAGCCCCTGACTCCCTTACATGTAGTGACCCAGAATGGAGCTGAAGCCAGCTCAGTCAAAACCAACAGCCCTGCATACTCTGACATCTCTGATGCTGGGGAGGATGGGGAGGGCAAAGTAGACAGTGTCAAATCAAAGGATGCTGAACAGTTGGTTAAAGAAGGGGCTAAGAAAACTCTTTTTCCCCCTCAGCCTCAGAGCAAAGACTCACCATATTACCAAGGCTTTGAGAGTTACTATTCTCCAAGTTACGCACAGTCCAGCCCTGGGGCTCTCAACCCCAGCAGCCAGGCAGGAGTGGAGAGCCAGGCCCTGAAGACAAAAAAGGATGAGGAACCTGAGGGCATAGAAGGAAAAGTGAAGAACGATGTCTGTGAGGAAAAGAAGCCCGAGCTGAGCAGTTCCAGTCAGCAGCCCTCGGTCATCCAGCAGCGTCCCAACATGTATATGCAGTCCCTGTACTATAACCAGTATGCCTATGTGCCCCCCTATGGCTACAGCGACCAGAGTTACCACACCCACCTTCTGAGCACTAACACGGCTTACCGGCAGCAGTACGAAGAACAGCAGAAACGCCAGAGCTTAGAGCAGCAGCAGCGGGGAGTGGACAAGAAGGCAGAGATGGGCCTGAAGGAGCGTGAGGCAGCACTCAAGGAAGAGTGGAAGCAAAAGCCATCAATTCCACCAACTCTCACCAAGGCCCCCAGCCTGACAGACCTTGTGAAGTCAGGACCTGGCAAGGCCAAGGAGCCAGGGGCTGACTCAGCCAAATCAGTCATCATTCCCAAGTTAGATGACTCTTCAAAACTCCCGGGCCAGGCCCCTGAAGGCCTTAAAGTGAAGCTGAGTGATGCCAGCCACCTAAGCAAGGAGGCCTCTGAGGCCAAGACAGGCGCTGAGTGTGGTCGACAGGCAGAGGTGGATCCAATACTCTGGTACCGACAG GAGGCAGAGCCCCGGATGTGGACATATGTTTATCCTGCCAAGTACTCAGACATCAAGTCAGAGGATGAGCGATGGAAGGAGGAGCGGGACCGCAAACTGAAGGAGGAAAGGAGTCGGAGTAAGGACTCTGTCCCCAAGGAAGATGGGAAAGAAAGCACAAGTGGTGACTGCAAGCTGCCCGCGTCGGAGGAGTCTCGCCTTGGGAGCAAGGAGCCCCGGCCAAGTGTCCATGTGCCTGTGTCCTCCCCACTCACCCAGCACCAGTCCTACATCCCCTACATGCACGGCTATTCCTACAGTCAGTCCTATGACCCCAACCACCCCAGCTACCGGAGCATGCCTGCTGTTATGATGCAGAACTACCCAG GTTCCTACCTGCCTTCCAGCTATTCTTTTTCTCCATATGGCAGCAAGGTCTCAGGTGGTGAAGATGCTGACAAGGCACGAGCCAGCCCCAGTGTCAGTTGTAAATCCAGCTCAGAGTCCAAAGCCCTGGACATCTTGCAGCAGCATGCCAGTCACTACAAGAGCAAGTCTCCCACG ATAAGTGATAAAACTTCTCAGGAGAGAGATCGAGGAGGCTGTGGGGtggttgggggtggtggcagcTGTAGCAGCATTGGGGGAGCAGGTGGGGGTGAACGGAGTGTTGACCGGCCCCGCACCTCTCCTTCCCAGCGCCTGATGtccacacaccaccaccaccaccacttggGGTACTCGTTGCTCCCAGCACAGTACAACTTACCCTATGCAGCAG GGCTTTCTTCTACAGCCATTGTTGCCAGCCAACAAGGCTCAACTCCCTCACTCTACCCACCCCCCAGGAGGTGA